The following are encoded together in the Lytechinus variegatus isolate NC3 chromosome 19, Lvar_3.0, whole genome shotgun sequence genome:
- the LOC121405733 gene encoding uncharacterized protein LOC121405733, whose product MGKRRKATAEPAQTRSRAKRGRSRGTRQTKTTAASHTTRTVAPPGGGRPTSTTGNEPGQASVATAAGAAPEPIDVEQGRSSGRSPSRSAKRPAASQGPVLQLPTTQGQTQSCPSTGNNTAEGTGDWIWIVGDSLVRRAKERASQRNYQQFGERGIVVRWHGQGGATLQDLPRMVSNRLRCGTPPALAIVHLGSNDIGQYDVCWCRMAIDTAIQDLRARMPHTHIAWSSILPRLFYYGRKQGSNSQEALDGVRRSLNKYARRKLARMSDTTIIKHEFDPTIHSLFNRDGVHLSDSGSDILIDSFKTAAREAGFV is encoded by the exons ATGGGGAAGAGGAGAAAGGCCACAGCTGAACCGGCTCAGACGCGTTCTCGGGCAAAACGAGGTAGAAGTCGAGGCACCCGCCAGACAAAAACGACAGCTGCCTCACACACAACTCGGACGGTAGCTCCACCGGGAGGCGGTAGGCCAACGAGTACAACGGGGAATGAGCCCGGACAAGCCTCTGTAGCCACTGCAGCGGGAGCAGCGCCAGAACCCATTGACGTTGAACAGGGTCGTTCATCCGGCCGTTCACCCAGCCGTTCAGCTAAGAGGCCAGCAGCTTCACAGGGGCCTGTGCTGCAATTACCAACCACTCAGGGTCAGACTCAGAGTTGTCCCAGCACTGGTAATAATACCGCAG AGGGGACTGGAGACTGGATCTGGATTGTCGGGGATAGCCTGGTCAGGAGAGCAAAAGAAAGAGCTTCACAACGCAACTATCAGCAATTTGGAGAGCGAGGTATCGTGGTTCGTTGGCATGGGCAAGGCGGCGCCACCCTCCAGGATCTCCCCAGGATGGTCTCTAACCGGCTGAGATGTGGCACTCCTCCTGCATTAGCTATTGTCCACTTAGGGTCAAATGACATCGGACAGTATGATGTCTGCTGGTGCAGGATGGCAATTGACACAGCCATCCAAGATCTACGCGCGAGAATGCCGCACACCCATATCGCCTGGTCTAGTATTTTACCGCGGCTCTTCTACTATGGTCGCAAGCAAGGCTCTAATTCACAGGAGGCCTTGGATGGAGTACGTAGGTCTCTTAACAAATACGCTAGGAGGAAACTAGCCAGGATGTCGGATACTACCATCATCAAACATGAATTTGACCCCACGATCCACAGCCTCTTCAATAGAGATGGGGTGCACCTCTCTGATTCGGGTTCAGACATTCTCATTGACAGTTTCAAAACTGCAGCAAGGGAAGCAGGATTTGTTTAG